GATCGACCACGTAGTCCCGCTGGCCGAGGCGTGGGTCTCCGGCGCGCGGACCTGGACCGACGAGCGTCGTCGTGCCTATGCCAACACGCTCACCGGACTGCTTGCCGTCGACGGCCCTACCAATGCCAGCAAGTCCGACGACGACCCTGCGGCTTGGCGCCCACGCAAGGGCTACCAGTGCCGGTACGCCGTGCGCTCGATCAACGTGAAGTACGCCTGGAACCTGGACGTCGATCCGAGCGAGGTGCGGGCGTTGAATGAGATGCTCGGTTACTGCTGAGCCTCACCGCCACACCCGCACGTAGTCGACGACCGTCGCCGACTCGCGCGGACCGGTCGCTGGGTCGAACTCGTTCCCCGTCGTCCCGAACGCCTGGGTCAGCGCCAGGAAGAACGGACTGTCGAACGGCGCGTACGGACTCCCTGCAGGGGCGTTGCTCGCCTTGTAGTTGTTGGTGATGCAGACCTTCCCGTTGACGTAGATCTTCATCAGCCCCGGCGACCACTCCAACACGTACGTGTTGAACTGACCGACGTTGATCGTGCAGTTCCACGCCGTGTAGATGTTCGTGTTGGTCTGGAAGTTCACCGTGTACCAGTCGAAGACGTAGTGCATCACGGGGATGTTGAGGTTCACGTAGTTGCTGTAGTACTCCCCGAAGTCGATCTCGCCGGACATCGGGTGCGGGTACCCGTACTTCAGGACGTCGTCGGGCCACAGCCAGAACGTCTCCTGGAGACCGTTGCCGGCGAAGCTCGGGATCTTCGCGCGCACCTCGTAGCGACCGTAGGTCTGGGAGAACGTGCCCTTGTGGGACACCATCCCCGAGACCATTCGCGACGACTTCTTACCGCAGCTGACCGCTTCGTCGAGGAGGACGGCGCCGAGGACCAGCTGTCCGCCGCGCACGTCGACCGTGCGGGGGTCGTCGAGGTAGCAGGCCGGGTTGGTGGTCGTGCCGCTGAAGAACGCGCTGGTGGCTGACTTCTGGACGAGCCAGTAGCGCCGGTCCAGCGAGCTGCCGTCGAACTCGTCGTCGTACGTGCAGATCCAGGTGCTGCCGTCCTCTCTCGCCGGGTTGGTCCCACCGCAGTCGGGGCCGGGTGGAGGCGGTGGTTCGGTGGGCGTGGGGGCGGGCGTCTCGGAAGGCTCTTCGACCGGGGTCGCGGCGACGCGGATTGCGAAGACGTCGCTGGTCGCCTTCTCGTGCTTCGTCGTCCCGGACAGCTGGACCCGGTACGCGTACGACGCCGGCTCCTCCTGGGTGACCGAAAGCGTGGCTTCCCCGTCAGCAACGGTGGCCGACCCGACAGACGTCCAGACGTCCTCATCAGAAGTCTCCAGGGAGACGATCTCCTCTTCGGCGGCCACGCCGGTGATCGTGACGGTGATGGTCGCGGCCTCGCTCGGACCGACCACGTCCGGCGCAGACGCGACAATCGTCGGAGTCGGCAGACGCGGGTCCGGCGTCTTGGCGAACGGGTCGGTCTCGCCGGTGCCCGGGTCGCCCGCGGGTGCCTCGTCGGACGGGTTCGCGGGGTCGTTGACCGACGTGCTCGGTCCGGCGGAACTGGCCGCAGTGTCGGGCAGAGCGAGTGCGAGCAGGACAAAAGAAATCGTCGCGAGGCCCGCGGCAGCAGCGAGCCCTCTCGTTCGCGAGCTCTCCAGTACCGCTGCCTGCGGCTTCTTCATTTCCGTGCAGTGCCCGCGCCGGCGTGTCACATGCGCACGTGGATTCAGGTAGTTCAGGGGTTCGGGACCTCGAGACGATGCAGTATGCGTCGCTTTGAGCCGGAACAGTGACGGGCGGGTTCCGAGCATCGCGATGCGTCCCTCTGCAGGTTCGCCTGCGTTTGCTCGGAAACCTTCGTATCGTGTGCCCGTGGCCCCCTCCCTCCACGCCCTTAGGCGTCCCCTCATCACCCTTGTCTCCGGCGGTGCCTTGGTGGTCGGGCTGCTCGCTCTGGTCGCGCCGTCCGCGCACGCAATCGACACCGGGACAGTGACTGGAACGATTCGCACGTCCGGCAACACACTCGTTGACAACGCAACGGTCGTTCTCGAGTCGGCGGGCGGGTTTTCGGAGACCGCGTTCAGCAACGACTCCGGGATCTATACGTTCACCGGGGTGCCGATCGGCAATTACCGGGTCTACGCAGAAGGCGACGTCGATTCGGTCGACCTGCTGACGTACCACCCGACAACACTCGACGTCGCTGCGGCGGGGTCGGTAGCGGTGACTGTAGGCGGGACGACGACAGCAAACATCAAGCGGATCAAGTCCTCGACGATCTCGGGAACCGTAACCCGGGGAACAGGGATCGGGTACGTGGCGCAGGTCAACCTGTTCCAGGACGACGGCTGTGCCATTCCTTGCTACCGGCTCGTCGACACCACGATGTCGGAGATCACGGGAGGGGGTGTCTTCACGTTCGCCGGTCTGCACCCGGGCACCTACCGCGTCGGGACGATCCCCGAGCACGAGTACCAGTCCGAGTACTACGACAACGCACGGTCGATCGCCAACGCGACGGACGTCGTGGTCGCGCAGGCAGCGTCGAGGACCGGCGTGCAATTCCTGCTGGACGTGGGGTCCGAGCTCACCGGGAAAGTGACGGACACGCAAGGGACCCCGCTCGTTGGCGCCTCGATCGAGGCGACCAATGCTGCGGGTCTCTCCCGCAGCGGGTCCACCGGCGCGGGAGGTAACTACACGCTCCGCGGCCTGTCCAACGGTGGGTACACCGTCACCGCCACCCTCGCCGGTTACAGCCCGGCGTCGACCAACGTCACGATGGCTGTCCCCAACAGCAAGACCGGCGTGAACATTCAGCTCAACAAGCTCACCGTGGTGAGAGGAACCGTCACGACGCCTTCCGGTGCCACCGCCCCGATCGGGGACGTGACGGCGTACAAGAAGGACGGGAACACCTGGATCCCCACCACCAGCTCCGCGGCGACGTCGTCCGGCGCCTACACGCTGCCGTTGGAGAAGGGCACCTACCGGCTGCTGGCTCGCGCTTTCAACGCGTCGTCCCAGCAGATCGGGCAGGATACGTTCTTCGGCGGCACGACCGACGTGAACGCCGCGACAGACGTGGTGGTCGACACTTACGAGGGCGAGGTCGCCGGTCAGAACATCCAGATCCTGGCGACCGCACCTCCGCCCGTCACCAACACCGGGGTGCCCGTCATCTCTGGGACGCCGCGGATCGGGGCGCCCCTCACTACGACCGCGGGGACGTGGAACCCGGCTGACGTCACGGTCGTGTACCAGTGGAAGGTCGCGGGAGCCAACGTCGGCCCCGACAGTCCCACCTACACCCCGGTCGAGGGCGACCTCGGAAAGACCGTGACCGTGACTGTCACGGCGAGCAAGAACGGCGCGTCGGCAGCAGCAACGTCTCAGGCGACGTCGGCGGTGGTCACGAATGTCGTGGCGAACGTCGTCGCGCCTTCCCTCCCGGCCGGTGCACCGGTTGTCGGGTCCCCGATCGCGGTGAACCCAGGCACCTGGAACCCCGCTGATGTTTCGTTCAACTACCAGTGGCAGGCCGACGGGGCGAATGTCGGCACGGACAGTGCCACCTACACGCCCACGGCCAACGATCTGGAGAAGTCTCTTCGCGTCCAGGTGACGGCGAGTAGGACCGGCTACGTCGCGACCACTCTCGTGACCGCCGTTTCGCCTGCCGTTGTCGCTCCTGTTGTCGGGGCCGTCACCAACACCGGACTGCCCACGGTCACGGGGACCCCGCGGGTCGGGGCGACCCTGACGGCGACTCCGGGAACCTGGGACCCGGCCGATGTCGCGGTCGCCTATCAATGGAAGGTCGCCGGCTCGAACGTCGGTACCGGCAGCTCCACCTACGTCCCGGTGGCGGGCGACGTCGGCAAGACCGTCACCGTGACGACGACCGCATCCAAGGCCGGGGTCTCGGCATCGGCGACGTCGGAGGCGACCTCGGCAGTGGTCACGAACGTCGTGATGAACACGGTCGCTCCGTCACACCCGAGCGGCGCACCGGTCGTCGGTACGCCGATCACGGTGTCCCCGGGCATTTGGAACCCGGGTGACGTGACGCTCGACTACCAGTGGCAGGCGGGCGGCTCGGACGTAGGTGCGAACAGCCCGAGCTACACCCCGACCTCGGGCGACATCGGCAAGACGATCCAGCTGCAGGTCACAGGTTCCAAGACCGGGTACGTCGCCACGACGGTCGCCACCAGCGCGACTCTGCCGGTGGTTGCTGCTGGCGGCACTGTCATGAACACCGGTCTCCCGGCGATCAGCGGGACGCCGCAGGTGGGAGTTGCGCTTACCGCGTCGGGTGGTACCTGGAACCCGACCGATGTGACCCGCACCTTTCAGTGGAAGGTTGCCGGCTCGAACGTCGGAACCAACAGCGACACCTACGTCCCGGTCGTCGGCGACGTCGGCAAGACGATCACAGTGACGGTGGAGGCCAGCAAGAACGGCAGCTCCGCGAGCGCGACCTCCCTGGCGACCGGGCCCGTGACGGCGGCACCTGCCGTCGTGATTCAAAACACCGCCCTGCCGTCGATCTCCGGCCAGCCCAAGGTCGGGAAGGTCCTCGCCGCAGCCCGCGGCACCTGGAGCCCGAACGACCTCACCTACACCTACCAGTGGCTGCGCAACGGCACGGCGATCACCGGGGCCACACGGACGACGTACGCCGTGAACTCGGCCGATCTGGGTCGCAGGTTGTCGGTGCGGGTGATCGCCTCGCGTCCTGGATCGACCTCGGTCCCGAAGGTCAGTGCCGCGACTGGTCCCGTCGCGCGGGGCACGCTCGTCCTCAGCGGCACTGCCCGGGTAACCGGCAAGCTCAAGGTCGGCAA
The DNA window shown above is from Marmoricola sp. OAE513 and carries:
- a CDS encoding carboxypeptidase regulatory-like domain-containing protein, whose protein sequence is MPIGNYRVYAEGDVDSVDLLTYHPTTLDVAAAGSVAVTVGGTTTANIKRIKSSTISGTVTRGTGIGYVAQVNLFQDDGCAIPCYRLVDTTMSEITGGGVFTFAGLHPGTYRVGTIPEHEYQSEYYDNARSIANATDVVVAQAASRTGVQFLLDVGSELTGKVTDTQGTPLVGASIEATNAAGLSRSGSTGAGGNYTLRGLSNGGYTVTATLAGYSPASTNVTMAVPNSKTGVNIQLNKLTVVRGTVTTPSGATAPIGDVTAYKKDGNTWIPTTSSAATSSGAYTLPLEKGTYRLLARAFNASSQQIGQDTFFGGTTDVNAATDVVVDTYEGEVAGQNIQILATAPPPVTNTGVPVISGTPRIGAPLTTTAGTWNPADVTVVYQWKVAGANVGPDSPTYTPVEGDLGKTVTVTVTASKNGASAAATSQATSAVVTNVVANVVAPSLPAGAPVVGSPIAVNPGTWNPADVSFNYQWQADGANVGTDSATYTPTANDLEKSLRVQVTASRTGYVATTLVTAVSPAVVAPVVGAVTNTGLPTVTGTPRVGATLTATPGTWDPADVAVAYQWKVAGSNVGTGSSTYVPVAGDVGKTVTVTTTASKAGVSASATSEATSAVVTNVVMNTVAPSHPSGAPVVGTPITVSPGIWNPGDVTLDYQWQAGGSDVGANSPSYTPTSGDIGKTIQLQVTGSKTGYVATTVATSATLPVVAAGGTVMNTGLPAISGTPQVGVALTASGGTWNPTDVTRTFQWKVAGSNVGTNSDTYVPVVGDVGKTITVTVEASKNGSSASATSLATGPVTAAPAVVIQNTALPSISGQPKVGKVLAAARGTWSPNDLTYTYQWLRNGTAITGATRTTYAVNSADLGRRLSVRVIASRPGSTSVPKVSAATGPVARGTLVLSGTARVTGKLKVGKVLRATPRACAPMASVSYQWLRAGKAIGGARSATYKLKKADKGKKVSVRITYARVGYVIVTQTVLTSKKVRGG
- a CDS encoding family 16 glycosylhydrolase, with the translated sequence MKKPQAAVLESSRTRGLAAAAGLATISFVLLALALPDTAASSAGPSTSVNDPANPSDEAPAGDPGTGETDPFAKTPDPRLPTPTIVASAPDVVGPSEAATITVTITGVAAEEEIVSLETSDEDVWTSVGSATVADGEATLSVTQEEPASYAYRVQLSGTTKHEKATSDVFAIRVAATPVEEPSETPAPTPTEPPPPPGPDCGGTNPAREDGSTWICTYDDEFDGSSLDRRYWLVQKSATSAFFSGTTTNPACYLDDPRTVDVRGGQLVLGAVLLDEAVSCGKKSSRMVSGMVSHKGTFSQTYGRYEVRAKIPSFAGNGLQETFWLWPDDVLKYGYPHPMSGEIDFGEYYSNYVNLNIPVMHYVFDWYTVNFQTNTNIYTAWNCTINVGQFNTYVLEWSPGLMKIYVNGKVCITNNYKASNAPAGSPYAPFDSPFFLALTQAFGTTGNEFDPATGPRESATVVDYVRVWR